One region of Labrus bergylta chromosome 23, fLabBer1.1, whole genome shotgun sequence genomic DNA includes:
- the LOC114920349 gene encoding macrophage mannose receptor 1-like has translation MTTRRHVTLERGFSFLRLNLNVVIVTGLFFLPVCFPRRYILIREALTWTEAQRYCREKFTDLASVSSEQESEQLREATEEHDEDHLWIGLYDDIDSWRWSLEEEGYYGEGEAEFRKWHSTAYNNFQGTQTCVLISQDGTWNDFICTASYQFVCYSDSSSSFILVTEPKTWTEAQRDCRERYTDLASVRNQSENDQIKGLLKKAPGSAWIGLHRDSWGWSDGSPYSLRKWATGRPISGFRTPCTVLHKGLWEDMNCDAEHYFVCQGDPVKKRVLRVQVTRKDSTVNLEEAAAALLWQFRDRLKEHGLREDVKLTWRKQPDGMIFNLEKREKKKKEEEEEEEQVICS, from the exons ATGACAACACGACGTCATGTGACATTAg AGCGTGGTTTCTCCTTCCTGCGactaaatctaaatgttgttATTGTCACAGGTCTGTTTTTCCTTCCCGTCTGTTTCCCTCGTCGCTATATCCTCATTAGAGAGGCATTAACCTGGACTGAAGCTCAGAGATACTGCAGAGAGAAGTTCACAGACCTGGCCTCTGTGAGCAGCGAGCAGGAGTCAGAGCAGCTGCGGGAGGCTACAGAGGAACATGATGAGGATCATCTGTGGATCGGACTGTACGATGACATCGACAGCTGGAGGTGgtccctggaggaggagggatactACGGAGAAGGAGAGGCCGAGTTCAGGAAGTGGCATAGCACAGCCTACAATAACTTCCAGGGTACACAGACCTGTGTCCTGATTTCTCAAGATGGGACATGGAATGATTTCATTTGCACCGCAAGTTACCAGTTTGTCTGCTACAGTG ACTCCTCCTCCAGCTTCATCTTAGTGACTGAGCCAAAGACCTGGACGGAGGCTCAGAGAGACTGCAGAGAGCGCTACACTGACCTGGCCAGTGTGAGGAACCAATCAGAGAACGACCAGATCAAGGGGCTTTTGAAGAAAGCACCTGGATCGGCCTGGATCGGCCTCCACAGAGACTCGTGGGGGTGGTCTGATGGGAGCCCCTATTCCCTCAGGAAATGGGCCACTGGTAGACCAATAAGTGGCTTCAGGACTCCCTGTACTGTTTTACATAAAGGTCTATGggaagacatgaactgtgacgcTGAACATTACTTTGTGTGCCAAGGTG ACCCGGTGAAGAAACGTGTGCTGAGGGTGCAAGTGACTCGCAAAGACTCGACTGTGAACCTGGAGGAAGCAGCTGCAGCCCTCCTGTGGCAG ttcAGAGACAGGCTGAAGGAGCACGGCCTGAGAGAAGACGTGAAGCTGACATGGAGGAAGCAGCCGGATGGAATGATCTTCAACctggaaaaaagagagaagaagaagaaggaggaggaggaggaggaggagcaggtcaTCTGTTCATGA
- the LOC109984595 gene encoding macrophage mannose receptor 1, which yields MEGTTCLFLLLSGLFFLPVCFPRRYILIREALTWTEAQRYCREKFTDLASVSSEQESEQLREATEEHDEDHLWIGLYDDIDSWRWSLEEEGYYGEGEAEFRKWHSKVYNNFQGTQTCVLISQDGTWNDLICTASYQFVCYSDSSSSFILVTEPKTWTDAQRDCRERYTDLASVRNQSENDQIKGLLKKAPGSAWIGLHRDSWGWSDGSPYSLRKWATGRPISGFRTPCTVLHKGLWEDMNCDAEHYFVCQGDPVKKRVLRVQVTRKDSTVNLEEAAAALLWQFRDRLKEHGLREDVKLTWRKQPDGMIFNLEKREKKKKKEEEEEEQVICS from the exons ATGGAGGGGACaacttgtctttttcttctcctgtcaG GTCTGTTTTTCCTTCCCGTCTGTTTCCCTCGTCGCTACATCCTCATTAGAGAGGCATTAACCTGGACTGAAGCTCAGAGATACTGCAGAGAGAAGTTCACAGACCTGGCCTCTGTGAGCAGCGAGCAGGAGTCAGAGCAGCTGCGGGAGGCTACAGAGGAACATGATGAGGATCATCTGTGGATCGGACTGTACGATGACATCGACAGCTGGAGGTGgtccctggaggaggagggatactACGGAGAAGGAGAGGCCGAGTTCAGGAAGTGGCATAGCAAAGTCTACAATAACTTCCAGGGTACACAGACCTGTGTCCTGATTTCTCAAGATGGGACATGGAATGATTTAATTTGCACCGCAAGTTACCAGTTTGTCTGCTACAGTG ACTCCTCCTCCAGCTTCATCTTAGTGACTGAGCCAAAGACCTGGACGGATGCTCAGAGAGACTGCAGAGAGCGCTACACTGACCTGGCCAGTGTGAGGAACCAATCAGAGAACGACCAGATCAAGGGGCTTTTGAAGAAAGCACCTGGATCGGCCTGGATCGGCCTCCACAGAGACTCGTGGGGGTGGTCTGATGGGAGCCCCTATTCCCTCAGGAAATGGGCCACTGGTAGACCAATAAGTGGCTTCAGGACTCCCTGTACTGTTTTACATAAAGGTCTATGggaagacatgaactgtgacgcTGAACATTACTTTGTGTGCCAAGGTG ACCCGGTGAAGAAACGTGTGCTGAGGGTGCAAGTGACTCGCAAAGACTCGACTGTGAACCTGGAGGAAGCAGCTGCAGCCCTCCTGTGGCAG ttcAGAGACAGGCTGAAGGAGCACGGCCTGAGAGAAGACGTGAAGCTGACATGGAGGAAGCAGCCGGATGGAATGATCTTCAACctggaaaaaagagagaagaagaagaagaaggaggaggaggaggaggagcaggtcaTCTGTTCATGA